DNA sequence from the Sphaeramia orbicularis chromosome 13, fSphaOr1.1, whole genome shotgun sequence genome:
ttgttggactAAAAAAAGCAACTTTATAGTCAGAGTTGGAGGTAATTGGACAtatcctgtttttatttggataaatattgtcTGAGGGAACAGTCTGGCTGAGTTATTTgcattattcaaacaaaaatccaagtcatttttaatttgaacaaaaacattttcaaggaaaagcaaaagtattggtacgatattgatgtttctttcaataaaagttataattgcaccactgttacaatgttgttggggttgaggggggactggaggtttatggtcctcctaatgggggggtgggggggcacagaaACAGACTGGGAACCAGTACCTTATAGGTGTACATGAAACCCGACTGCCCGAAGCTGCTGCACTGATTATtgtttgtgtttcacacagaGGAAGGAATTCCTGAGAGAATAAAGGGCCCATCTGTCATCTGCCAAAGCAGCGGTGGTCTGCGGTTCTTCCTTCCACAATGCACAGCCGGTTTGGTGACAGGTTAGTcctgttccatacatacacattatGGAATGGATTCACACACAGTAACCACAGTTAGTTCAAATAGGTGTTGTTTAAAATAAAGGCACAGATTTAAAGTGTTTCAGCCTTTCAGTAGTTTCTCGTTTTAAAGTATTCTGCTGTAATAAAGTGCAGTGAACTGTGGTAGGTGGGAACACAGAACGCCCCCATGCTTTAATGTGGGCAGCAAAAAAGGATTTCTAAGAAAGAAAAGGCCTTATTTCTAAAAcatttgtgttattttccatCCCAATAGAAAAAAACGCCAAGAAatttttacaaaagaaaaatattcttattttaaaaaatatatatatctgatCTTTTCTTAGTGGGATTTTCCAGCTAATGTCAAGCTGGATTTTACTAGTAGCAAGGTTTGGTAATGTTTTGCAAATGATCCCATCAAAGGATCCAGATGGTTTTCCTTATTTCAGACTGAAACCACTGGCACAACTTCTCAGTTTAAGAATCTGaagaaatgacagcaactaactgttatttttaaccatttattgctATTTACTGGCTTAAAACATGACACAAATGATATCACAGTTTAACATGACCCTCgactattttgaaaaaaaaaaaaaaaaaaagatcaaaaatgcATTTCAATGAGTTTGCACATCAGATTTTTGCAGTACTTCTGATGAGGCTTTGAACAGCCCAGTTAATTAAAAGGAAATGCTCATTCTACGCTGGTAAATAAATTCTATTTGTGTTTCTACTTTATGAATGAGATACTGTGGGttagtttttttaattcaattatgGTTTATCCAGGTTCCTAAATATTTGCATGTGTTTCAATTACATCACCACTGGTGGTTGTTGTAGGTGGAGTTAGGAGTGTCTGAGGTCCTTGCTCATGTGGAATGAACACATTTGGTCTTTGTAGAATTGAGGGTTGAACTACACAACACAGTCTGCAAGTGACTGAATGCAGCCTGTAACTGAGGAAAGGCCTGGATGGTCTGATGGAGGACGGTATTGTGTCATCAGCACAGAAATGTCTAATACAGTCCAGAGTAAATACAATTTAAGTACAAACTGAATAGAAATATACCCAACATGGCGCTCTGGGGGACTCCATGTTGGGACCCTAACCCTTAAGTtaactacactggtctacaattttttaaatgATCTGATTCACAGATTAAATTTGCtaaatgttccatattttaatcagattaattgttaaataaatgaccaaagtgttggtttgctgatgtttgttagtttttattggttttcatttttattaaatgcttagttttagttttttcatatcttttatcgtcttcgtcgtcgtattctcataaatcccagacaggactctgctgctttagtctccatgtttccaggtagagtggggaccagaagacgattggaaaccacaagtgaacacaagtgacggaccatcaagtgtTGTACGGTGTCACCAGCtgaaattgctcaagtgaaataaatcgatttcatataaatccgacattgacaaagaaaaaaactaagagaattttatccataatttttagacgttttaattagttttgtaagcacacaatacagtttcagttagttatcgtttttttcttttaattatagtttttatttatttcagttaacaaaaatgtttttttcaattctagttttcatcatttcgttagttttcgttaacaattataaccttggctGAACCATAATTTGATGCCGAACCTGAAATAAAGGAACAGggggaagagagaaggagagagcgaaggggggagggaaaaaaaagacaaaaggaggtggcgaagaccctcacaaggtcTGGAGGCTGGAGCACACCTGGAAAGTCTTCAGGGAACAGGTGTGTAGGAGCAAGAGGTAGgagtgatgatgaagaagaagaagaggaagaagaagaagaagaagcgcacactgtccattcaactgacaaaacagtttgatatagaacaacaaccagatctcTGCTGAAACGTTTGTCCCATATTAAAGTTTTTTTGTAAGTTGAATGAACAATATTAAAGTTTTTTTGTAAGTTGAGTGGACAGTGTGTGGGacaccttttttcttcttcaaagaccctcaaaagaaaatatcaacaatagtaccaataacaaccatggtgataattataatgatgaCAAGAACTACAgtagaacaagaactgagtaaaacagagcaaaaaataaacaaataaatcaaaataaataaaagatattaaaggaaaaagaaaacatgaacaaacagccaacaagtttatggcaacgtaACGGAAAacataaattcaagacttttcagaCTTAATAACACCCTGTTTATACAAACTAAAACCACAAACTAAACATGTGTCTATTTCTATTTCAGACTAAGTTAGGCTCGGCCTTTTCTTCTGCTTCGCATTCTTTCTTTCACACAAAACACATTTCTACAGAGGATGCGAATGTTGGACAGTTTCAGTCCgtacattaaagggttaaatagtggCTGACAGGTGAGCCAGTATAGTGATAAAAATATTCTCAATATATTGGGCACATTGTTCATATTAAACCTGCTCTGGACGATTTCAAAGCAAACACCAAAAGCATAGTTTAACAGTGAAGCCAGGTGAGGTGTACAGGTACTGAATGCTttatgtctggtctgtttagatccagaaaaacacactttaaggatccTCGTGTAGGTGTAGACGATTAAAGTCAAAGGACCTAACACTGCAACAGACGTACCAACAAGTCCGTAGATGTTATTGACTGTGGTGTCAGAACAGGCCAGTTTAACTATAGAGAAATTATCACAGTAGACTTTCTGAATAATGTTTCCACACAGACGTAAAGGAGCACTTAAAGAGGTCGGGATGATGATGGCAATAAATGAGCAAAACCATGACACAGCGATAAGCACCGCAACCTTATTATATGTCAGAACAGTGTTATATTGCAGAGGAAAACAGATGGCCAGGTATCGGTCATATGACATCAAGGCCAAACTGGCAAATTCTACACACgcataaagaaaaagacagaacatTTGCAGGAAAcaatgtgaaacagaaatggtGTGAACATCTGTGAGGATCTGAAGCAGAAGGAGTGGAAACAGCCCAGTACTCCCCAACAGTTCATTAACAAACAGACTGCACAGAAAAAGGTACATGGGTTCATGTAAGCTCCTGTTCACACAGATAAGCACAATCAGAAACACATTGGCAGTGATTACTAGCACATACAAAGTCATTATAAGAAGGAAATATAAGTACTTGAAAATCCCAGTATCAAAGTaggcaacaagaaaaaaatatgaaacttGAGAATAATTTTCCATAATCAACCTTTTCAACCTGGTTTGTGAAATATTAATAATTACAAAAAGGTTCAAAGACCTGCAAAACATGACAACTGCATTTTCTtccgtttacaaaaaaaaaaaaaaaaaaaaaaaatcccattattaTTCATCCATGTGTCTCAGTTATAACAGTCTTTTAAAGCTTTGAAATCATTTAAAACACATGAACAGGTTTAGTTCAAGTAGAAGACAACAGTTTAATCAGTGGTCAGACGTTACTATGACGTGGCTGTGTCCTGCAGGTGTGTCCTGCAGGTGTGTGGACGCTGACACTGAGCTGCTGTACTTATACACCCATCCATCCCTTCCCCATGAACTGATGCCAACAGCAACAACAGTgtcacaaacaaatacacaactgaCAACTGCAGAAGAAATAAATCCACTGGGGTCACATGGTCCATTAGTCTGGAATAAGGGTGGGCCATACTGGGAATTACAGGGCTAGTATCGCCAATACGGATacttttttacttgaaatgtcacaatcattgaataattttgcgACTTTGCCCTTagttgattatgataaaacacaggacaaagatttcatccaaatgattttttttatttactaactacaatataaaataatttatcagtataaaaataatcaaatcatTCTCCTTTAAATTTGTGATGAATGACTttattgcacacatcacatgtggcAGTTTCTCTGTCAGCTGTTGTGAATCAgctccacactgcacttctgtgtcTGTCCGCCATCACAGGCTgttctcagtcagtgctctgactctcggggcgttttcacacagcgtacctgAGTTCGTACCGTACCTGGATACGTTCACAGCTTTCCCGCAGACGTTGTGTTCACAGTCATGTACCGCGGCCCATGCCcaagtacgagtgggtgttacagggtgGAAACAGTAGGTGGCGTTGTGGAAGGAACtctgtcactatccaacaaacgcaaaagtcagaagacaaacccttatgtcatcaaccgaacaactgttctgttcatttgtctacaatggctgCAAGACAGGCACTACTTTTCTGTCTGTGATCCTGTCTGAGGcaaagaagagcgaccttcgtcgTCCCTGATAAATCACCCtgtggttcggtcgataaggtgAACCTGTGCCGCacggatctgaggctttttcaggagacaacaggagcgccgtctatggtctcatggGGATTCGGTCATGTCCGGTATGGGGCACAGATCGCATTCACACGACAGcgtaccgtactggagtccacgcagtccgtacccaggactaccttctcagctggactcaggtacggtaCTCGAGTACGGAACGTCTGCATTCACATGTATACagttaagtggactttggggtcaaacgtactcggatacagactcaagtacgctgtgtgaaaacatgggggtgggggggcatgtcTCCTCATGTGTGCCCTGGTAAACCGAACAGCCTTCTGCCTTGGATACGACACCTGCTTTGGTGGATTCTGCGTCTCATCTGCCTGTGATGGTGTGGTGTTTGCCGGCCCCGCCTTCCTCCAGCTGTGTTCCCGTCCCAGCCAGAGTCCAGTTCTAGTTACCTGCCGTCTTTACTGCTCTGTTTCCTCAACCCACTCCCCATCCTGAACACTGCATCCGGACTGTTCCTGTGGTTTTGCGGCAGTGCCACGTGGAAGAGGCGAGTTTGAGTCCAGCCAATGCAGCTGCTCTTCCGAAGTGTCCCTCAGCTCAGTTACCTGTTAATGTTCCGATCCGCTCTACAGAACACGTTTCAGAACAATCGGGCCAGGAATGGACCCAGCACACACCTAATACCTTTGAGCCTCAGGCAGTTGAAGCCCCCTCCAGCGACACAGGGCCATGATGACCACGGCGGCCGATGAGGTCAGACAAGCAGCTGACAACGACTGTCAGCAGCACTAGCTCTGCAGGTGCAGCAGCTCGCTGCCACCCTCTCCCACACTGCCCTTTTCTGGGCAGTAGCTCCTGCACCTCCACCCATACCTCCACCTCCTGCTCCTGCCCCTCTCAGCGATACACCTGAACCCCAGGTGGAGACTCCGGAGTGTCCAGAGTTTGTGGCCGGTTCCAGCCCGACGTTCAGCCCGGTGGGCTCCAGCCTCAGGTCCAGTCCAGCCATCGGTCGTGGTTCTGAGTTCACCACCTGTCCAGATTCCCATCCGGCCACTGGCCCCAGCCCAGAGAGAGGACTGGCAGCCATCTGTCCAGAGTCCAGTCTGGAGTTCAGTCCCCCTGGTGCGTGTCAAGGGTCCAGCCCTGAACCCGACCCTCTGCCTGAACCCAAATCTGACTCTGGTGGACCTGGTGGGACGTCCGGTGTTTCCAAACTCCCAGAGGGGGGTTCACCTGCTGGGGTGCCACCTTTCTACATGGACTCTGCCCTTCCTGGATCCTCTTTCCATCCAGCTGAAGGaatcaaatgaataaaataaatcacaACACAACGCTGGTCTGTTGTTTCAAACGGAGATCAGAACGCAGACGCTGACCCCTCAGAGGTCTGACTGAACACTGAGTTTATCAAAATCAGCATCTAATTCCActtttgttgttatttctttctttgttttttgacatttagtgaatatgaacattttccgcattttaaccctttcccaTATGTTCTGTGTTCATGGAATTTTGAAGTCAGAGAATATTTTGTAAAATACAGGTTTAAACTTTTCTACACACTATAATACatgttcattcatacatttatgttTCTGTATTTAAATAGTGGTTGAATAATGTACGGAGGACCACATTCACATACTTTACATATGAAAATGAATTTATGTCTGGAGTCTTAAGATTTGATCAAATATCTGaaatgtgaagattttttttttttttatctgatttgATCAGAAATACCATATAGAATAAATGGATAACTATATGAAATTACATAATACAGTTccttttttgaactttttattgaTTGTAGAGAACTGATGTGTTCTTAAATTCTCAGTTGAAGAGATTTTTACATATTATACGGATCTTAGACATGTTCAGTCCGTACATTAAAGGGCTAAATAGTGGCTGACATGTGAGGAAGTATATTGACAAAAATATCCTCAACATATTGGGCACATTATCCAAATTAAACCTGCTCTGAATGACCTGAAAGAAACAACCAAAAGCAAAGTTAATGACTGAAGCCAGGTGAGGTGTACAGGTACTGACAGCTttatgtctggtctgtttagatccagaaaaacacactttaaggatccTCATGTAGGTGTAGAGGATGAAAAAAAGAGGAATTATTACAACAATAACAACTGAGATGAGTCCATAGATGTTATTGACTGTGGTGTCAGAACAGGCCAGTTTAACTATCAGATAATTATCACAGCCCACTCTGT
Encoded proteins:
- the LOC115431186 gene encoding olfactory receptor 11A1-like codes for the protein MENYSQVSYFFLVAYFDTGIFKYLYFLLIMTLYVLVITANVFLIVLICVNRSLHEPMYLFLCSLFVNELLGSTGLFPLLLLQILTDVHTISVSHCFLQMFCLFLYACVEFASLALMSYDRYLAICFPLQYNTVLTYNKVAVLIAVSWFCSFIAIIIPTSLSAPLRLCGNIIQKVYCDNFSIVKLACSDTTVNNIYGLVGTSVAVLGPLTLIVYTYTRILKVCFSGSKQTRHKAFSTCTPHLASLLNYAFGVCFEIVQSRFNMNNVPNILRIFLSLYWLTCQPLFNPLMYGLKLSNIRILCRNVFCVKERMRSRRKGRA